ATAAGGTAAAAAAAGACTGGGCATGATTCCCAGTCTCTTGACTCATTAATTGATCGTTTACTGCTTAATTCTTCAAACCTTGAATTGGCGCAGGGATGTGGCCTCCGCGACGGATAAAGACTTCCGGCGAAGAGGTCTTCAATGGCATGATTGGTGCTGAACCAAAAAGTCCCCCAAATTCCAAGCAGTCCCCAGCTTGGTAACCAATGGCAGGGATTAAACGCACTGCAGTGGTCTTCCCATTAATCATCCCAATGGCGGCTTCATCGGCAATAATAGCCGCTAAGACTTCAGCTGTGGTTTCACCAGGCACGGCAATCATATCCAGCCCCACTGAGCAGACCGCAGTCATGGCGGTTAGGGTTTGGAGATCTAAGACACCAGCTTGGGCGCCGGCAATCATGCCTTCGTCTTCAGACACTGGGATAAAGGCCCCTGAGAGTCCCCCGACCCGTTCAGCTGCCATTAAACCACCCTTCTTGACCGCATCATTCAAGAGGGCCAGGGTGGCTACGGTTCCATGACCACCCACTGTTTCAAGTCCCATACTTTCTAAGATACGAGCTACCGAGTCACCCACCGCAGGGGTAGGGGCTAGGGAAATATCGACAATTCCAAAAGGAACACCCAGGGCTTTTGAGGCTTGGCTACCGATCAATTGCCCCATCCGGGTGACTTTGAAGGCGGTCTTTTTAATGGTCTCAGCCACTTGGTTAATTGGCGCGTCTTTAGGCAGACGCTCCAAGGCTTGACGGACGACCCCAGGCCCAGAAACCCCCACATTAATCTCACAATCCGCTTCCCCACTACCGTGGAAGGCTCCAGCCATAAAAGGATTATCCTCTACCGCATTACAAAAGACGACCAACTTGGTAGCCCCAACGCATTGCCGGTCTTGGGTGACTTCAGCGGCTTGGCGGATAGTTTCTCCCATTAAGGCCACGGCGTCTAAGTTAATCCCTGACCGGGTGGAACCGATATTGACCGAAGAACAGACATTATCGGTTTCACTTAAGGCTTGGGGGATGGATTCAATCAAGGCCCGGTCTCCCGCAGCAAACCCTTTTTGAACTAGGGCGGAATAGCCCCCAACGAGGTCAATGCCAATATCCTTAGTCACTTGGTCCAAACATTTGGCGTAACGCACGGGGTCTCCACCAGAAACAGCTACCAGATGGGCAATCGGAGTTACCGAAAGCCGTTTATTAATAATAGGAATCCCCAATTGCCGACTCAACTGCTCAGCTACCGGCACTAGGTCTTTGGCCTTTTGGCTAATTTTTTGTTTGATTTTCTCACAGGACCGCTCGATATCGGTGTCACAACAATCGAGTAAGGAGATCCCCATCGTGATGGTACGGACATCGAGATGGTCCTTGGCAATCATATTGACGGTTTCTAGAATATCATTAATTTCAATCACGAGTCTGCCTCCTATAAGCGATGCATGGCCTTAAAGATATCTTCGTGCATGACCGTAATCTGCATACCTGGTATTAAGTTTTCGACGCTTTCTTGGAAATCATCAAAAGCAACTTGCCCTTCATCGACTGTCACAAGCATGGTCATGGTGAAATAATTATCCATTACCGTTTGTGCGACATCCACAATATTCACCTGGTTCTGGGCACAGGCTGTACTTACCTTAGCCAAAATCCCAACTTGATCAATACCTACAACAGTAATTACCGCATTCATAAGCAGTAAACCTCCTTAATTTTTATGTTCCCTATCATAGCATAAGTTAAACTTTCTTAAAATATGAAAAAAGAAGTCAGAACGTTCAGTCCCGACTTCTCATCGAATGAAGGCTATTGCATTCGCTTATTCAAAGATGTCATCAACAGTGGCTTCACGATTAATCACAATATAAAGATTCCCATTATCTTTCACTTTAGAGCTCATGTAAACATTATCGACCTTATCGGTGGTAGAAGCCTTAAATGGGAAGTAGATTTCTGATTCCCGGCCGCTTGACCAACGGATGGTTAGGTATTCTAGGTCATTATTATTGACCACATTTTCAAACATACCGCCCATTAAGCCGCCTTGCACGATGCTATTGGATTGGAAAACGTCGGCATCGGGAAGGATTTCAATCTTGAAGGTCTTACATGGGTGGATTTCGACAATGTCGCCTTGGCCGTTAATCCGACCATAAGAGGTAGTAATCCGGCCAATCCAGATATCTCCTACATGCTCCATAGGGATTTCCCATACCCCACCATTATGAAAATGAAACTCTAAGGACTTCATTGCTTTTGTCATTCGAATAACTTCCTTTCTTAATAATTGCTTTTTCCTTTGTTAGTATCCAAAGTTAGTGATTTATTTCACAGATTCATTATACTATGACAACAAGCAAAAAAGCAAGCTTTCTTTTTAAAAAAAGCTTGCTTGTGAATTCATGGTTTTTGTTTTCTTGCTTTTGTCAGCGAATGGGCTATTCCGCTGTCCATTCACTAACCTTGTCTGGATTGGCTTCAATCCATTTTTGAGCGGCTTGACTAGGATCCGTCCCGTTAGCAATCTCTAACATCACGGATTCCATGTCTTCAAGGGACCAATGGAAGTTGGCTAGGATTTGATAAGCCCGAGGGTTGTCTTCTTGGAAACCTTGACGGGTATAGGTGTTAATGGTTTCTCCTTCGCCGTAAACCCCTTTCGGATCTTCCAAGTATTTCAAGTCATACTTAGCAAATTTCCAGTGGGGGTTCCAACCCGTTACCACAATCTCTTCTTGGTTATTGTAGGCTTGGCCTAGAGAAGTCGCCATGGCCCCTGAGGATGAAGAAGCTAAGTTCCAAGATCCTAGATTTGGGTATTCTTGGAGCGCTTTCTCAGTGGAGGCCATAATGCCGGCTCCCGGTTCAATCCCGGTAATGGTTTGGCCGGCTTCTGAACTCAAGTCTTCAATAGAGTTGACTTGGTCCATATAGGTTGGTACCACTAGACCAGTACGGGCGCCTTCAAGACTGACCCCTGCATGAACAATTTGGTCACCATACTGTTCAATTTGCTCCCCATGAGTAATCGGTAACCAGGCCGACACCATGGCATCCGATTCGCCACTGGCCACTGAAGACCACATGATGGCGTTATCCAAGGGAACTTGTTCAACGTTAAAGCCTTCTTGGCGTAAGACTTCAGCAATCACTTGCGTTGAAGCCACTTCACTGTCCCAGTTCACATAAGCTAGGGTAACGGTTTCGCCACCAGCTCCGCCTCCTGAAAAGAGGCTACTTTTATAGGAATCTTCACTCCCAAAGGTTAAGAGTAAGCCAAGGACAGCTAAGAGAGCGAGGGCAATTTTTTTAAACAATGTTCATCCTCCTTTACTTATCACGTGAGGCAAAGCCATTAGTAATCCGGTCAACCACGATGGCTAAGATAACGATGGCTAAACCAGCCACGAAACCACTACCGACTTGGGCCCGTTGTAAGGCCGATAGGACATCGCGTCCTAAACCTGGTGCCCCAATCATGGAACCAGTAACGACCATGGATAGCGCTAGCATCACGGTTTGGTTGACCCCAGCCATAATGGTGGCTTGGGCTAAGGGAAGTTCTACCTTAAAGAGTTTTTGCCATGGGGTTGACCCGAAAGCGTCGGCTGCCTCGATCAATTCGGTAGAAATTTGGGTAATCCCCAGCTCGGTAAAACGAACCGTTGGTGGGAGGGCAAAGATCACGGAAGCGAAGACTCCCGGTACCATCCCAATTCCAAAGAAGGCTACCGCCGGAATCAGGTAAACGAAGGCCGGCATGGTTTGCATAAAGTCCAGAATCGGTTTGAGGATAATGTGAACCCACTTACTTTTGGCCGACAAAATCCCTAATGGAATCCCAATAATAATGGAGACCAAGGAGGAAATCAGGACCAAAGTAATGGTTTGGGTCAACTGACTCCACAAACCTTGGTTGAGGACATAACCCAAACCAAGCAGGACAAAGACTGGAACTCCGAAGCGACGATTGGTAGCAAAGTAGGCCAAGACAGCCACTAGGAGAATGAATAAAAACGGTGGGAACCATAGTAAGACATCATTCACCGAGTTCATCACGGTTGACCCGATACTTTGGACCACATCAAAGAGTCCTGAGAAAGTCGTAGTTAGCCAATTGGTGGCTGCTTCCACCCAGTCAGCAACTGGTAGGGGGTCTAAGGGAAATAATAGGATATTATTCATTGTTATCGCCTCCTTGTCCAGATAATTGGTCAATCACTAAGCGACGGTCCACATAGCCGAGCAAGCGTTCGTCATCGTCAACCACCGCGATCGGCATATTGGTATCACTCATGAGGTCATACATTTCGTTAATTGGAGTATTGCGATTGACCAAAGGATTATCGGTACGGATAATTTCATCCACATGGATATTCTTCGTATGTTTATTTTGGCGGATTAAGTCAGCCAGGTCCTTGTCAGTGACATAACCATGGATTTTACGGTCCCCGTCAATCACATACAAGGTCGAGGTATGCTCGTTTTGCATAATCTTCAAGGCCACGCGAGCTCCGACCCGGTCCTTATTGAAGACATAGCCCGGAGCTTCCATAGCATTTTCAGCAGTAAAGACCTTGGACCGGTCCACGCCGCCAACGAAGGTTTCTACATAGTCATTGGCAGGATTTTCTAAGATTTCTTCCCCAGTACCAATTTGTTCAATGTGACCATTACGCATCAAGACAATCCGGTCACCTAAACGTAAAGCTTCATCTAAGTCGTGGGTAATAAAGACGATGGTCTTATTGAGCTTACTTTGCAGCTCAATGAGTTCATCTTGCATGTTGGCACGAATCAAGGGGTCTAAGGCAGAGAAGGCTTCATCCATTAAGAGGATGTCGGTATCGCTAGCTAAAGCTCTCGCCAAACCTACCCGTTGCTGCATACCACCAGATAATTGTTCTGGCAGTTGGTCTTGGTAGGCGGATAGGCCCATGGTTTCTAAGGCATCTTGGGCCCGTTTCCGTCTTTCTTCTCCGTCAACACCTTGAATTTCTAGACCAAATTCGGTATTTTCGAGAATGGTTTTATGAGGGAAAAGCGCAAAACTTTGGAAAACCATGCTAACTTTCTTGCGGCGGATATTGCGCAATTCTTCATCATTAGCTTGGGTGACACTTTCCCCATCAATACTTACCTGGCCATGGGTCGGTTCAATCAGGCGGTTAAGCATCCGCAGTAAGGTTGACTTCCCTGAACCAGAGAGTCCCATAATGACAAAGATTTCGCCATCATTGACTTCAAAAGAAGCATCGTAAACCCCAACCGTGGCGCCGGTTTGGTTAACGATTTCTTCTTTGGATTCACCCTTTTCCACTAATTTTTTCGCTTTATCTATGGCTTGGGCTGAGCCAAATATTTTAGTCAAATTTTCTACTTTTATTGACGCCATAATTTCTCCTCTCTCGCAATTGATAATAAAAACACAATAATAAACCTATCAAAAGCCAGGCTATATTTCAAAACTTATGGCTAGCCTGTCTGTCTGAAGAGAGTTTTTCTCATTTTTCTCATCTTTTTCTCATAAAATTAAAAAAACCGCTTAGCAATAGGCATAAGCGGCGGCTTTTTTTCTAGACTTTTTTCACTTTTAATACAATGTAAAGGCTTTTCTAAGAATTTTTATTTTTATTAAAATTTCCGTCTAAATGCTAACCCTTTTGATCGACTTAGCGTTGGCTGACCAAGACCCAGTAGCCCTTGTCGCGGTCAATCTCGGTCACGTTATTAAAGACCTCTTCCATTTTCTTTTTAGCACTGGGAGCGCCTTGTTTCTTTTGGATCACTACCACCAGGTCTCCCCCTGCTTCCAAGTGGTCATAGGCCCCTTCAATAAAGGCGTGGACCACTTTCTTCCCGGCTCGAATAGGAGGATTGGTGATAATCAGGTCATAATCATGGTCGCTGAGGCCTTCATAGGCCGATGAAAGGTAAAAGTTAGCTGGTCCTACCTGGTTCAAGGCTAAATTTTCCTTGGCCAAGGCCAGAGCCCGTTCATTGACATCAACTAGGTCCAAGTGGGCTTCGGGATAATGGTCACCGAGTACCACCCCGACTGGACCGTAGCCTGAGCCCAAGTCCAGGATCTTATGATAAGACTTCCCTTGCTTTAAGAGAGCTTCCAGCATCACCCGGGTACCATAGTCTAAGCGCCCCCGCGAAAAAACCCCACTATCGGTGATAAATTCATAAGTCCGCCCATCGACCACGGTCTGCCAGGTCTTCTTATCATGGGCCAATTGGCTGTTATCTTCAAAATATTGATGACTCATCACTTCACATCCTTTCCTCCTATTTTACTGGTAGATTCCCCTAGTCACAAGGAAATTTTCTCTATCAAAAAAGCGATGGTCAGATTGTCTGCCATCGCTAGTTGCTTTGTTTCATTTAGGGCTTCAGCCCGCTGCTATTGACTTATTTTTTCACTTCTTTTAAGACTTCACTGGGGGCTTCGGGCAGGTTTTTCTTCTCTGCTTGTTTTCTCGCCCAGGAAGTAACCAGTGGGGTCAAGATTGCGGTCACGATCACGGAAGTCGCTACAATGGCGGTGGCTGATTCAGCTACCGGTTGGAACTGTTCAGAGATTCCCGCAATCACAGCTGGAACGGCAACAGCAGCCCCAGCAGTAGAGGATTGGGCCCAACCCGCAACGCCGTCAGAACCTAACCATTTAATATCTAAGAAGGAGAGCAAGCCACCGGTAACTAGTACCACAGCCACACCAACGATCACGCCGCTAAGTCCGGCTTGGAATATGGTCTTAAAGTTCAGGGTATAACCTAAGGCAAAGATAAAGAAGGGAATCAAAATCCCTACCCCAGGCGCATACTTATCGCGCACGTCGGAGTCCAAGGTCCCTCCAATTAAACCTAAGGCAAAAGGTAAGAGGGTAGACACGATGGAACCAAATGGGAAGCTGGCCCCGGTTAAGCCGAGGATCAACATAGTAAAGAAGGGCCCTGATTGGATAGCAATCATGGGAAAGGCGGCCAGGTCATATTCACGCCCTTCAGGAATAATCGACACATAAAGTCCCCCATTGGTTTGACTAAAGGCGGTCACTACTGCCAGAGTGGATACCCCAGTGAGGAGACCGCTTTGAATGCCTTCTGCTGGTAGAATGGCACCAAGGATTAAGCCCAGAGCCAAAGCAATTAAGAGCCGGCCTCCTGATAAGAGTAAGCCCTTCTTCGCAATATAGCCCCCAGAAGCATTGAGGTTGACTGAGGCCCCCACACAGAAGAAGAAACAGAACAGGACAGCGGATGACCCGGTCAAGTAGGCCCCAGTCACCCCACCAAAGTATTCGTGGGCTGTGGGCCAGAGGGTGTTGAGTAAGGTCCCCGCTAAGAGGGGCACAATAATATTTCCGCCCGGGATTTTAGCAATGGATTTTTCAATTTTCATCTTTGACCACCTTCCTTAAGCCCGTTTGGTATTGACCATAAATTCTTCCAATTCTTCTTGGTTAGGCAAGCCGTCATTGTCACCTTCAAAGGTCACTTGACGAGCTCCAATGGCGTTACCGCGCAAGATACTGTCTTCTAAGGATAGGCCTTCCTTCAAGCCAGAAATCACACCCACCGCAAAACCGTCACCGGCGCCAACTGTATCAATTGGAGTGACTTGGTAACCGGCTACTTGGCCACTCTTACCGTCACTAGTTGCGTAGTAAGCTCCGGAAGCCCCGGTTTTAACGATCACAATTTTCACACCCAAGTCCAGGTAGAATTTGGCGATATCTTCCGCCTTGTCTAAACCCGTTAAGATCTTCCCTTCTTCTAAACCAGGTAGGAAGATGTCCACGGATTTAGCGGTTTCGTTGACGAATTCAACCATGCGGTCATGGTCCCATAATTGTGGACGCAAGTTAGGGTCGAAGGAAATTACCTTACCCGCCTTGTGCATGTATTCCACTGCTTTCTTGGAGAAGTTATAGCAGTCCTCTGATAAAGCTGCAAAGATGGAAGTCACATGCATATAGTCTGCTTGGCCAAAATAATCTTCGTCAAAGTCTTCCACACTCATGGTTGAAGCGGCTGAGCCCTTACGGAAGTATTCAATAGCAGGGTCATCTTCTTCGTTCTTTTCCTTAATGTACCAACCAGTAAAGCGTTCATCCGTGGTTTGAACACCCGTAGTATCAATACCTTCCTTAGCCATGGCCTTGGTGATAAAGCGGCCCAACATGTCCTCACCTAACTTGGTCACCAGACCAGTTGAGTGCCCTAAACGGCATAAGCCCGCAGCCACATTGGTTTCCGCTCCCGCTAGAGCTCGAGACCAGTTATTGACGTCTTCTAAAGCGCCCGGTTCATTAGCATAAAACATATATAAAGGTTCACCAAAAGTTACAAAATCTAAATGCATATTGATTGCCTCCTCTAAGTCTTCTCACTACACTGTCAGATTAACCGGTTCGAAAGTAGGTTAACCGGTTTCCTAATTAAAGAATAAAGACAAAAGCAAGAAAAGTCAAGGAAAAATGTAAGCGCTTCGATAGTATTTATTAAAAAAGTGCCCCAGGAGGCACTTACTGTTTCCTTCACTAGTATTATCTTTGTTTTCCATTAAACTGAGGACCGTAGAGAAATATGGGAGGGGATGGCTCGATAACCGGCTTTCAGGCTTTTTTGAGACTCTATGGCTTGTAGTAAGTTTTCCGCTAGGGCTGCCCCGATCCTTTCCGTGGGTTGTTCAATACTGGTAATCCCCGGACCTATCATATCAGTCATGTGCCAGTCGTCAAAGCCCGTCACCCCCACCTCTTGGGGGACCTGGAAGTGTCCTTGCTTCAATATACGCAAGACTTCAATCATTACTCGGCCATTATTGCAGAAAAAGAGCGTCTTTTGTTGGCCAGCAAAGCCTAGGATCGCTTCCTGCCAGTTTTTTTGCCCTACTTCAATTAATTGGACGGGAGCAGGCGCACAGGCCGTAACGACGGCCTGATAGCGGTCTTGTCGGGTAGAGACCGGTGCCAGGACTTCACTCACCACTACAAAGGACTGGTAGTCGGCCAGATTCACCTGGTCAAAGAGCCGGCTAATAACCGCTTCGTTATCAGTTCCAATGGTTAACCACTGACTAGGATAGGTTTTCCGGTCAGCCAGGATGAGGGGGAGCTGCATGTCTTCAATAAACTGGTAATTCTCACTAGTGATGGCCGCTGGTTGGAGGATAATCCCATCGACATTTTGATCAATTAGGCGTTCCAGATATTGGTTTTCCAAGTCAACCTCCCCTAAGGAATCCAAGATGATCATCTGCCACTTAGCCTGATTGAAGACCTGGCTCATCCCCTTGAGCAATAAGGAAGCGTACATATTGGAAATATCGGCAATGACCACACCAATTAAATAGGAGCGCTTGGATTTGAGCGCCTGGGCTTGACGGCTAGGTCGGTAGTCGAGCTCTTCAATGACGGCTTTTATCCGCTTTTTGGTAGCGGGCGACATTTTATGATATTTCTTATTCAGATAGCGCGACACCGTGGTCTTAGACACCCCGGCTTGGTCGGCAACTTCTTGGATGGTCACACGTTTATTCATTACTAATCCCTTTCCCATTTAGTCCTATCTATTATAGCAGACCGGGAGGGGATTTTTTGAAAGATAATATGCTTTTTCATCGCCTTCAAGGAGCTTATTAGCCATGCTGATGACAATTCCTCAGTAAATAAAAAGAGCTTAAGACAAAACACCTTAAACTCTTTGAGTTATGAATATATCTAAAACGTATTTCGGGTGCAGATCGATCTCCACTTCACTAAAGTGCAAGAATTTCTTTTCAGAATTTTTGCTCTTTTCTTCCAGTTGCTATAGCTGTTCGAAGCGTCAGCGAGTTACAGATATAGTATGCGTAGCGGTTTCGTCCTTTGGCGTGACTGTCACACTCTAATAAAAAAAAGAGCTGTAACTGTTGTTACAACCCTTTTCATCATTAGAATGATTATTTAAGTTCAGCTTTACCGCCGGCTTCTTCGATAGCAGCTTTAAGAGCTTCAGCTTCTTCTTTAGGAAGACCTTCTTTAACAACTGCTGGAGCGCCGTCAACTAAGTCTTTAGCTTCTTTCAAGCCTAAGCCAGTAGCTTCACGAACAGCTTTGATCACTTTGATCTTAGCTGCGCCTGCTTCGGTTAATTCAACGTCGAAGTCAGTTTTTTCTTCAGCTGCTGCTTCACCAGCACCTGCACCTGCAACTGCTACAGGAGCTGCAGCAGAAACGCCGAATTCTTCTTCAATTGCTGATACTAAGTCAGCTAATTCTAAGATTGTTGCTTCTTTTAAGTCAGCAATAATTTGTTCAATATTTAAAGCCATCTTTAAATTCCTCCATTTATTTAAGTGATTTCTTTGGGATTCTACATCATTAAGCTAAAAGCCACTGATTATTCAGCTGCTTCAGCTGGAGCATCTTCTTCCATCTTGTCTTGTACTGCTTTAACAGCATAAGCCACGTTGCGGACTGGTGCTTGCAATACAGAAAGTAACATAGATAGTAAACCGTCGCGGCTTGGTAAGGAAGCAATCTTGTGGATTTCTTCTTTAGACATGATCTTACCATCGATAACCCCACCCTTAAGTGATAGGGCATCAGCATCCTTAGCAAAGTTTGCTAAGATACGTGCTGGTGCAACAGCATCTTCAGCACTGAAAGCCACAGCAGTAGGTCCTTGGAAGACTTCTTCATGGTATTCAATACCAGCTTGGTCTAAAGCACGACGCATCATGGTATTCTTAATTACCTTGAAGAAAACATCTTCGTCACGTAATTGTTTACGCAACTCAGTAACCTCAGAAACTGTAAGACCTAAATAGTCAACTACCACGAAGGAAATTGAATTATTAATACGTTCAACAATTGCATCAACTTCTTGTTGTTTTTTAGCAATAGCTTGTTCACTCACTCAGTTTCACCTCCGATAAAATAAGATAGAGTTTTTTATAAGCAATAAAAAACTCCATGTCCCCAAAAGACACAGAGATTATGCAGACACTATAAGGCTTATAGTGTTATTATCTCCCTCGGTTAGAAATTAAGGCCCAGAGCCACTAACTGTCTTCGGTTCGCTTTGATTTAAATAATCAACATTAAATATAATACTCAAATCACTTGAACTTGTCAACACTTCTTTTAAAAAATATCGACTTAGTTGTAAGTCGTTATGAGCATCCGTTCTGCTTTTGAAATGTGGTCGTTGAAAAGCCATGGCACCAGTTCGGGCCAAGGTCCCTCACTTAGCGAGCTTCAAACGGCTAGTACGGCTGATGCCTACTATCCGGTAATTCACATCGCTTGCTTATTCATGGCTAACGACCCATTTCAAAGCGCCACTCCTGCTCATAACGATTTACCAAGTACATTTTATTTTAAGACTAATTGTAAGCAAAAAAAAGACCGTGATTTTTACCACAGTCTCTTCTTTCATTCAATTAGATGTCTTCACCGATTGAGCTTGGGTCTACTTGGATACCAGGTCCCATGGTGGTGGTGATGACTAAGTTTCTGATGTAACGACCCTTAGCTGCAGCTGGTTTTTCACGAACTAAGGTATCATGAATAGCCTTGAAGTTTTCAAGTAAGTCTTCAGTGCTGAAGGAAACTTTACCAATTAAGGTATGAACGTTCCCACCGTTGTCAGCACGGTATTCAATTTGACCAGCTTTGATGTCGTTAACTGCTTTAGTCACATCTTGGGTAACGGTACCAGTTTTAGGGTTAGGCATTAAACCTTTAGGTCCTAATACCCGACCTAAACGACCGATTTTACCCATCATGTCTGGGGTTGCTACAACAACGTCAAAGTCCATCCAACCATCGTTGATTTTTTGAACTAAGTCGTCGTCGCCAACATAATCAGCACCTGCGTCTTTAGCTTCTTGAGCTTTTTCACCTTGAGCAAAGACTAAAACAGTTTGGCTCTTACCGGTTCCTTTAGGTAGAACCATAGCCCCACGGATTTGTTGGTCGTTTTTCTTCACTTCAATCCCTAAACGGTAAGATACTTCAAAGGAAGCATCAAAATTAGCGAAGTCAATGTCTTTTAATAATTCGATAGCCTCTTTGGCATCGTATTTTTTAGTCGCATCGATTTTTTCGTATGCTGCTTTTAATTTCTTAGATTGTTTTGCCATTTTATTTCATTCCTCCTATGTGGTTTTAACGGATAGTCCTCCCACTCATAACACCGTATTAGGCGTTATGGCGATTGACTGAGCGATCTAGACAACGTTTGCTAGGGATTAGCCTTCTACAACGATTCCCATTGAACGTGCAGTACCTTCAATCAAACGCATAGCAGCTTCAACGTCGGCTGCGTTAAGATCTTGCATTTTGGTTTCTGCAATTTCACGTACTTGATCTTTTGTTACGGTAGCGACTTTGTTCTTGTTAGGTTCGCCGGAACCTTTTTCCACATTAGCGGCTTTCTTCAATAAGTCTGCTGCTGGTGGGGTCTTGGTAACAAAAGTAAATGAACGGTCTTCATAAACAGTAATCACAACAGGAATAACGTATCCTTGTTGTTCTTGAGTTTTAGCGTTAAATTCTTTACAGAATCCCATAATGTTAATACCCGCTTGACCTAATGCAGGACCAACAGGTGGTGCAGGACTTGCTTGCCCAGCAGGGATTTGTAATTTAACAACTGAGTCTACTTTTTTAGCCACGAAACATTCCTCCTTAGTTCTTGTCCGTGTTGTGGTTTAGTGGAGTTTAAAGATTTCTCCTCCCACAGTTGTAGCGTCTTCTAAGAGGACGTACACAATTTATTATTAAAGCACAAAGCAACACACTTTGCAAGTGATATTTTATCTTTTCTCCATTTGGTCACTACGGTAGCGGTGTCGGTAATTATAGTAGGCACTATAGGCCATCCCAAATAGGATAGCTAAGGGGAGGACGGTCAGCCAGGCGAGCGAAGCCACAAAGAGATTCCAGCCACTCACTAAGACTTGGCCCAGTCCGGCTCCCAATAAGGTCCAGAAGATACAAGGCAGGATAGCGCCCGCTTTGACCTTGTGGTTGAGCACTTGACCCAACAAGCTACCGATAACAACCGCCAATAAAAATAGCCATAACCAAGCCATGTCCTACTCCTCCCCTCGTCAATGAACTAGACTTAGGCGTCTAGCTTATCCACTTGGTCAAAGTCCACTTCAGCAATGGTTTCCCGACCAAACATTTCAATAGTTAATTTGAGTTTTTGGTGTTCTTCGTCGATTTCTTCAATCCGACCCTCTAAACCAAGGAAGGCGCCATCGATAACTTCCACCACTTCGCCATCTTCAAAGCTAATATCACGTTTAGGCGCAGAGATACCTTGAGAACGTAAGAGACGGTGAACTTCATCTGGAAGTAAGGGGACGGGCTTAGACCCTTGACCGTGAGAGCCGAGGAAACCGGTCACGTTAGGGGTATTGCGGACCACGAACCAGGCTTCGTCACTCATAATCATTTCCACGAAGACATAACCCGGGAAGGTTTGGGTCTTGACTACTTTTTCTTGGCCTGATTTGGTTTTTTGTAATTTTTCTTCTTCTGGAACGACCACACGGAAGATATATTCTTCCATATCCATGGAAGTAATCCGGCTTTCCAAGTTTTCTTTGACTTTATTTTCGTATCCTGAATAGGTATGCAGGACATACCATTGTTTTTGTGGTTCAATTTCAGTCGCCATAACTCTCTCCTTTTTATCCTAAATGAAAAAACCTTCCGCTAGGGAAAGGTCCTTGTTTACTTGCTGTTATTATACCACACTCACAAAGAGAGGCAAGCGCCCAGTAGGCGGCCTGTCTGTCCCTTTAGAGTTGAATATAGAGGTTAAATAATTGGGTGACGATCTCATCAGTGAGCCCTAAGAAGACGGCCATGATGATAATGGTAACGATAACGATCGCGGTGTCGCGACGTAATTCACGTCCGCTCGGCCAGGTGACCTTTTTTAGTTCTTTAAATGCGTTAATCATA
This genomic stretch from Aerococcus mictus harbors:
- a CDS encoding quaternary amine ABC transporter ATP-binding protein, with protein sequence MASIKVENLTKIFGSAQAIDKAKKLVEKGESKEEIVNQTGATVGVYDASFEVNDGEIFVIMGLSGSGKSTLLRMLNRLIEPTHGQVSIDGESVTQANDEELRNIRRKKVSMVFQSFALFPHKTILENTEFGLEIQGVDGEERRKRAQDALETMGLSAYQDQLPEQLSGGMQQRVGLARALASDTDILLMDEAFSALDPLIRANMQDELIELQSKLNKTIVFITHDLDEALRLGDRIVLMRNGHIEQIGTGEEILENPANDYVETFVGGVDRSKVFTAENAMEAPGYVFNKDRVGARVALKIMQNEHTSTLYVIDGDRKIHGYVTDKDLADLIRQNKHTKNIHVDEIIRTDNPLVNRNTPINEMYDLMSDTNMPIAVVDDDERLLGYVDRRLVIDQLSGQGGDNNE
- a CDS encoding PFL family protein is translated as MEINDILETVNMIAKDHLDVRTITMGISLLDCCDTDIERSCEKIKQKISQKAKDLVPVAEQLSRQLGIPIINKRLSVTPIAHLVAVSGGDPVRYAKCLDQVTKDIGIDLVGGYSALVQKGFAAGDRALIESIPQALSETDNVCSSVNIGSTRSGINLDAVALMGETIRQAAEVTQDRQCVGATKLVVFCNAVEDNPFMAGAFHGSGEADCEINVGVSGPGVVRQALERLPKDAPINQVAETIKKTAFKVTRMGQLIGSQASKALGVPFGIVDISLAPTPAVGDSVARILESMGLETVGGHGTVATLALLNDAVKKGGLMAAERVGGLSGAFIPVSEDEGMIAGAQAGVLDLQTLTAMTAVCSVGLDMIAVPGETTAEVLAAIIADEAAIGMINGKTTAVRLIPAIGYQAGDCLEFGGLFGSAPIMPLKTSSPEVFIRRGGHIPAPIQGLKN
- a CDS encoding 2-keto-3-deoxygluconate permease, coding for MKIEKSIAKIPGGNIIVPLLAGTLLNTLWPTAHEYFGGVTGAYLTGSSAVLFCFFFCVGASVNLNASGGYIAKKGLLLSGGRLLIALALGLILGAILPAEGIQSGLLTGVSTLAVVTAFSQTNGGLYVSIIPEGREYDLAAFPMIAIQSGPFFTMLILGLTGASFPFGSIVSTLLPFALGLIGGTLDSDVRDKYAPGVGILIPFFIFALGYTLNFKTIFQAGLSGVIVGVAVVLVTGGLLSFLDIKWLGSDGVAGWAQSSTAGAAVAVPAVIAGISEQFQPVAESATAIVATSVIVTAILTPLVTSWARKQAEKKNLPEAPSEVLKEVKK
- a CDS encoding ACT domain-containing protein; the encoded protein is MNAVITVVGIDQVGILAKVSTACAQNQVNIVDVAQTVMDNYFTMTMLVTVDEGQVAFDDFQESVENLIPGMQITVMHEDIFKAMHRL
- a CDS encoding sugar kinase, coding for MHLDFVTFGEPLYMFYANEPGALEDVNNWSRALAGAETNVAAGLCRLGHSTGLVTKLGEDMLGRFITKAMAKEGIDTTGVQTTDERFTGWYIKEKNEEDDPAIEYFRKGSAASTMSVEDFDEDYFGQADYMHVTSIFAALSEDCYNFSKKAVEYMHKAGKVISFDPNLRPQLWDHDRMVEFVNETAKSVDIFLPGLEEGKILTGLDKAEDIAKFYLDLGVKIVIVKTGASGAYYATSDGKSGQVAGYQVTPIDTVGAGDGFAVGVISGLKEGLSLEDSILRGNAIGARQVTFEGDNDGLPNQEELEEFMVNTKRA
- a CDS encoding class I SAM-dependent methyltransferase — encoded protein: MSHQYFEDNSQLAHDKKTWQTVVDGRTYEFITDSGVFSRGRLDYGTRVMLEALLKQGKSYHKILDLGSGYGPVGVVLGDHYPEAHLDLVDVNERALALAKENLALNQVGPANFYLSSAYEGLSDHDYDLIITNPPIRAGKKVVHAFIEGAYDHLEAGGDLVVVIQKKQGAPSAKKKMEEVFNNVTEIDRDKGYWVLVSQR